From one Chanodichthys erythropterus isolate Z2021 chromosome 3, ASM2448905v1, whole genome shotgun sequence genomic stretch:
- the LOC137013656 gene encoding uncharacterized protein produces the protein MLPTFIFISWWRDWITQKKISPRHLSCLKNLKASDTVLFPRCVSQSENPEVGYHFILWVFCGQSHEIQVFDSMGLYKDIPQQHMEILSHAFSSTWTLADWTVSYPPQWLQTKSDSNNCGVFVCTMAEMVLKGFRLNNETIGLAQTQYLREYHASVLVKDVVVEDSMREPEKPMECMAGDLRVCCFQKVGEGQLYPSIVKILWVQCDVCSGWLHTDCAGVKETEAKKGTFKCGCDLTQPYTFEGTRMALRHGIEQIISDQDIKALHKGFHSEEVKSCRFYLWKHPQTSLKFKQHLKPKRCYFSESDFIKLAEKIKAAVDSDGDLENLDYIFDVLIPEVTILVVQRQEKLCRYAVEVLLASGIVKFY, from the exons ATGCTtccaacatttatatttattagcTGGTGGAGAGACTGGATAACgcaaaaaaaaatatccccTCGACATTTATCTTGCTTGAAG aaccTGAAAGCCAGCGACACAGTGCTTTTTCCTCGATGTGTCAGTCAGAGTGAGAACCCTGAGGTTGGGTACCACTTCATTTTGTGG GTTTTCTGTGGTCAAAGTCATGAAATCCAGGTCTTTGATTCGATGGGGCTCTACAAAGACATACCACAACAACACATGGAAATACTTAG TCATGCTTTCAGTAGCACGTGGACACTTGCTGATTGGACTGTGTCTTATCCACCACAGTGGCTTCAGACCAAGAGTGATTCAAACAACTGTGGGGTGTTTGTATGCACT ATGGCAGAGATGGTGCTGAAAGGATTCAGGTTGAACAATGAGACCATTGGTCTGGCACAAACCCAATATCTACGCGAATATCATGCGTCAGTCTTGGTAAAAGATGTCGTTGTAGAG GATTCAATGAGAGAACCTGAAAAACCAATGGAGTGCATGGCGGGTGACTTGCGTGTATGCTGTTTTCAGAAAGTGGGCGAAgg GCAATTGTATCCCAGCATTGTGAAGATCCTGTGGGTACAGTGTGATGTGTGTTCAGGCTGGCTACACACAGATTGTGCTGGAGTGAAAGAAACTGAGGCCAAAAAAGGCACTTTTAAATGTGGATGTGATTTGACACAGCCATACACTTTTGAGGG TACTCGAATGGCTCTGAGACATGGAATTGAACAGATAATCTCAGATCAAGACATAAAA GCCTTACACAAAGGTTTTCACAGTGAAGAAGTCAAATCGTGCAGGTTTTACCTGTGGAAGCATCCACAGACTTCGCTGAAATTCAAACAGCACTTGAAGCCAAAACGGTGCTATTTCAGTGAAAGTGAT tttataaaaCTGGCTGAGAAAATCAAGGCAGCAGTGGATTCAGATGGAGACCTAGAAAACCTAGACTACATATTTGATGTCTTGATTCCAGAG gtgACCATACTTGTTGTGCAGAGACAGGAGAAACTTTGCCGCTATGCAGTGGAAGTTTTACTGGCCTCTGGCATTGTGAAGTTCTACTGA